The Methanosarcina barkeri str. Wiesmoor DNA segment GAGGTCCATCTGGTCGACACCAAGTTTCTTTGCGACATACTCTTTTGCTTCACCTATGCGCATATTCTTTGAGAACTCCATTCTTGCAACAAGGTCTCCTGCAGCTCTCATTCCTGTCATACCTGAAGCCATTATGTGTGCGATCGGCATACCCATTGGGTCGCCGACCCCGATCTATATGCCGTCTACGCCCGCAATTTCTACCATTGCTTTGCTTGCCCTTGTGACTGCATCAATAGGAGGCGTTTCAAGCATCGGTATTCCGCCAACTCCCATTCCCATGTCAACGTGACAGGGTATTGGAGATGCTTCGACGGCTGCCTTCATGAAAGTAACTGCACGGGCAAGGTTCCATGCCGAGGTTTTGCTGGTATTGGTGTTGCATACTGGTCCGAAAACATTTGCTCCGGCTTTTGCAACAAGTGGGGCCTGCTGGTGAGGCCAGAGTCCTGCAAGGGTTACGCCGTCATACTGAAGGTTTCCGTGCATACCAAGTACGCATTCCCCGGCCATTCCTGCTTCAATATACATATCAGGGAACTCTTTTCTGAGGGCTTCAATCGCATGGAGTGTACCATACATGTCACCGTCGCCTGCTGCACCGGTTGTGTCAAAGTTGACACCATCAGCACCAGAGGCAAAGAGTTTCTGCATTACCCAAACTGTGTCTCTTGTCAAGTGTTCTGCAGCGTGTTCCATTGATTCCCAGGCTTCTGGGATCTTGAAAGCCTTCATGAGGTCGCCAGGGTTCTCAAAGGGACCATCTGGTGTATAGTAAAGCCCCATATTGGGCATTGCACCGTAAAACAGTGGAATAATCATGTTCTGTTGGCAGACTTCCATTGCCTGGCACTCGTTTGATACGACAGGTTTTACAGGCTTGAAACTGTAATCAATGTGCCCGAGTTCCATTGTGTCAGCACCAAAAGCCCTCTCATGCGTCATGCAGCCAACTAAACGGCTGGAAGGAATACCAACACCACTGTTTCCCTGGTCCCCATCAAGCCTGATAGTGCCGATATCGTGTGTTACAGGAACTTCCATACCCTGTTCGACACTAACGGTCTTGCCAGGCATCATAAGGATCTCTGCAAGCTTCTCCATTTCATTGGCGTTCAGAGCAGGAATTTCACCAAGGTCGGCAGCATTTGCAGTTCCGTCTTCGATCTCTGCAATTATCTTTTCTTTGGTAAGGTAGATACGTTTACCGTCTCCCATACGCAAAGCATATTCAGTTGCCATTTTTTTCCTCCTTTCTATTTGTCTCTAATTCATAGTTCGAAAATTGTATTCTGGGGTTCAGAATTGGGATACAAAGGTTCTGGCTTGCCAGAGGGCTATTACCGCCAGAATAAGGATCAAAACCATCCACAGGATCTTTGCTTCTGGGATGAAGGAATTGGCCCAGTATGCATTGTAAGCTGCTAGAGCCGCTGCTGTTTGTGTCATATTTAATCCTCCGTTGAATCAAACATACCTGAAGCAGGCATCAGAGCCTCGAACTCTGCCGAAATCCGTTATTGTGTACTTGTGCAGCAGAAAACCTTTTTTGTAGATCCCATCATCATCAACTTTCTGCTCTATATCTTTCAGCATTCCTCCAGACGCCAGTTCAATGATGTCAAAGTTAATGCTGTCTCTCTGGAAATTACTCTTCATGCCGTACTCTTCCTGAATCTTTGAAACGATTTCATAGTTCCAGTGTTCGTTCCCGTCCAGGAAAAGTTCCAGGATTCTGAACTTGATAGGACGATTTTTGCTCACTTTACTCACCTCTCAGAGTTTCAAGTTCACTTGCGTCTTCAGTAAACATAACGAAACTTCCAGCGATACAGAGAGCACCGCCTATAACAATAGTCCAATCCGGAACATCTCCAAAGAAGAGGAATAAGAAGATGATTGCACAGAGTCCATAGAGGTTTCCAATTCCCTGGCCTCTCCCAACTCCTATAAGTGGGAAAGATTTGTACCATGTAACGTAGCAGAAACCAAAGGTGATACCTGCAAAGACCAGAATCAGTATGGTCAAAGGGTCAAATGCCTGCAGTGCAAACGAGTACATCGGAAAGCCCACAAGTGCAAGAATTGGCACAATGATGATCCACCAGATTATGTTCTCACCAAGGAAGTGAAGAGTCAACCCGGCATCCGGTTCTGCAATATCAAGACCTTTGCCTGCAATTGCACCTTCAATGCCCCAGCCGGCAGCCGCCATCAAACCTCCGAGATATCCTATCCAGGGGACGTTACCTGAAGAAAGTTCAGTAAAAAGTCCACCGCCGTAAATAGAAATACCTCCCAGAACGATGACTGCAATACCGACTGCTGCCCTCTTGGAGATCTTTTCTCCATACCAGTAGTAAGCAAGAATCGAACCCACTACAGGGTAAAGAAGACCTGCAACAGCTGCAAATGATCCCCCGATAAAGCCCATAGCAATGAAAGAACCTAGAATTGCCATAGGACCACCGAAGATAGAAGCAAGGAAGAACCATTTGGAGCAGGGATGGAATTCCTTCAGAGTCCTTACAAGTTCTCCGTATTTTCCAAGTACTCCGTTCCAGACCATAAGTGCCAACATGACAGCCAATGCATTAAAGGCAGTAATCAGTACGGCAGTCACAACAAGAGATATGCCGTCTCCACTTGTTTTAGCAATAGCACTACTCATTTCATCAAAAGGGTTAAGAACCCAAACCACGGTTCCTGGCAAATACCAGATTCCCCAGAATATGGCACAGAAAAAGGCCCACATGTACCCTTTACTGATTTTTCTTTTACTTTCCTGTTTTTTTAAAGTTTTCAAATCCACGAAAACTCCCTCCATTTTTCAGAACGCTGTGGAGTTCCCTCAGGACGTAATCTTCAGTCCATCTCCACAACCTGAAAGTGCAGCCTAAAAGCTCTTTTTGCGGGTTTCATATCTCGGGAATATTTTACAAGTTCTTTTCAACTTAGATCCAAACTTCTATTCAACTGTTGTTTTTAGCCGTTTTTCGACTACTGTTTTTTAGCTGTTTTTAGCTGCTTTTCAGACTGCATCTAAGTTTTCCATTTTTACAATCGTTTTCAGCCATTTTTGTAATATTCCCTTAAGTGATATGACTTGCAAGAACTGTTTTAGCTATATCCTGATCTATAGTCTCACAAAAATGCACAAAATAGAGTGTTGCAGAAAATATACTTTTGAATACATTTTCTGCAGTTTAAGCCGTTTTCTAAAGCTGCTTTATCAGACGTTCAGAGATGCTTTTACCTTAGCAACTGCGTCATTAGCGCTTTCACCGTAGATATCTGCGCCGATCTTGTCTGCCCAGTCCTGGGTAACAGGCGCGCCACCAACCATAGTCTTTACCTGGTCGCGGACACCTGCCTCTTTCAGCTGTTCCTCAATCTGGATCTGGTTGACCATTGTGGTTGTCATAAGTGCGGAGGATGCAACAACCTGGGGTTTGAGTTCTTTTACTTTTTCTACAAAAGTATTAATTGGGACATCTCTTCCAAGATCCACTACTTTGAAACCTGCAATGTTAAGCATGGAAGCTACAATGTCCTTTCCGATGGAGTGGATGTCGCCTTCGATTGTTCCGATAGCAACGGTTCCGAGGCTCTTGGTTTGAGACTTGCGCTTTTCCATTTCAGGGGTGATAACTTTTATACCGGAATTCATTGCCTCGGCAGCTGCAAGTACATGTGGCAGGAAAAGTTCACCCTGACCGAATTTTTCTCCTACTTCTTCCATGCCTGCGGTAAACCCTTTCTCAATAAGCTCTACAGGGTCAACTCCTGCGGCAAGGGCTTCATTTGCCACTTCTTCTGCAAGTTCGTCATCAAAGTCGGTGATTGCTTCTTTTGCTTTTGCAATGATTTCTTCTTTATTTGCCATTTTTAGATCTCCTGAATATCTGAATATTAATTACATGCCTCTGAAGGCTTTGTCAGCCTTGTCCACGATTGCCTGCATGTCCTTGAGAATGTCTGCATCGATTGGGGTTACCTGGTGGTTTTTAAGAACGTCCTCTACTTTTTCGTGTGCAACTGTTGCAAGGTCTTTTGAGCCTGCTGCAGCCCAGTCTCCAAACATGTGCCTGTCGAGGAGCATTGGGTTGGACGGGTAATCCACAAGCTGCCTGGTCTGTTTAAGGGCCAGGAAATTGTTTCCGATGCCTACTTTCTGGATAGATTCGACTGCAAGAGTTTCTTCCGAGACAGGAATTCCCTTCATGGCTTTCTTAACCATACTGAAGATATCATTGTCAATAACAAGCTGTTCCATTGAGAATGTCATTCCGAGCTCAAGCATTCCAGCTCCGTAGATGGTGTTGGCACCGGAAAGAGCAGGCAGAAGGGTGGTCATGGTTTTTTCGTGGCCTGCCTGGTCGTCCGGAACCTTGGCATCAGACTAGGAACCTGCCACATAGGAGGGAAGGCCGTAGAACTGGGCAAGCTTTGCGACTGCAGCACTGATAAGACCGAGTTCAGGAGATCCTACAGGTGCTGTACCTTTCTTGAGGTCGAAGGTAGTTGTGGAACTTCCGTACCAGACCTTAGCTCCAGGTACTGTCAACTGGGCAAGTACGATTCCTGAAAGAACTTCGGCATTGTGGGTTACGAGAGTGCCTGCAAGATATACAGGAGAAGAACCACCTGACATTGCCATACTCAGGACATTTACAGGAATTCCATAGCGGGCACCCTTGATGATGACCTGACAAGCATTTACACTGAGCTCAAGTGGGCTGGTAGGGCAGAGCAGCATGGAGAAAATAGGTTTCTTTCTTGCTTCTTCTTCGTCGCCGCCATAGTAAGCCTTTACAATGTCCCGGTAGTACTCGACATTTTCGCCAACAGGGTCAATGTGGTGGAAGTGTTTTGCGGTGTTTGCAATAGGGGTAAGTGTTTCGTGGACATCCTGAGCGCCCTGACCTGCAATATCTCTTGCAGAGACTGGCAGAGAGAAATAGTCAATGTTTTCTGCCCAGTCACAGAGTTTTGCGATGTCTGCAATATCTTTTTCGACGGAGTCGACTGTTACATACTTGCCGTCCTGGTACTTGCACATCTTGACACCGGTACCAAAACAGGTCCAGTGAACCTTACCGCCACATTCCTGAACAGTATTGAATTTTTTGTCACGGCCCCAGAGGATAAATCTGGAGGGAGCAAGCTGAAGAGCTTTTCTTACAAGATATTCAGGGATCTTTACAACGTTGGTCTTTTCATCAACTTCGCAGCCATTTTCCTTGAAGATCTGCCTTGCCTCTGGGTCAGAAACTTGAATTCCTGGGTCCATCAGAACTTCCATGGTTGCATAGTGAATTGCCTTAAGTTCGTCAGTGGTAAAAAGGTTTAATTCTACGCCATTAAGTGCATTAAATCCAGCAACTGCATTATTTTTTGCCATTTTTATAACCTCCGAATAAGAATGATTTAAGCCAGCAACTCTTTTGCTTTTGTAACAGCCTCGGTTGCATTTTCAGCATAGCAGTCTGCACCGATTTTGTCAGCCCAGGCCTGGGTTGCAGGTGCACCGCCTACCATGACTTTTACTTTATCTCTGAGTCCTTCTTCTTTAAGGAGCTCAATTACACCTTTCTGTCCCTGAAGAGTTGTGGTCATAAGAGCGGAAATTCCAATCATATCAGCATTGACTTCCTTTGCCTTCTCAATAAAGTTCCTGATTGGAACATCACGGCCGATATCATGTACTTCAAAGCCGGCAGATTGGAGCATTGTGGACACGATTGCCTTTCCAATATCATGAACATCACCTTCTACGGTACCGTTCACAATAACACCGAGCTTTGAGCCGGAAGCCCCTTCAGGCATAAGATCCTTAAGAGCTGCAACTCCTGCAGTCATCGCATCGGCAGCCATCATCACATGCGGCAGGAACAGTTTTCCTCTCTCGAAACGGACACCAACCTCATTCATGCCTGCTGCAAGTCCTTTTTCTATTATTTCGGAAGGTTCCAGTTCTCCTTTAGATTTTTCAACTACAGCGAGTACTGTATCCTTCTTGCAGGAAATTATAGCATCTGCAAGTTCCTGAAGCAATTCTTCTTTGCTAATGTTGCATCCTCCGTTTTAGTTTTTGAACTATAGAGACTTCTCTCCGGTAATTATCACGATTATTCGTGAACATTCGGGCTGTAAGCTCATGCTTCTGGGTGAAGCGATGAATATACAGGAAGAAACTCACGATCACCATGGGTGGGAAGCCATGATCACCTCAAATGAGACAATGAAACCATGAAGAGTTCATGATTACGTTGATTGGGGTTCATGAGTGTTTTAGCAGAGGGAGTGTTTTTCGTGCCATTTTAATCCCGTCTGATTACTCATTTCTCAGATGTCTCTAATACTTTGTTGGTCATTCGAATATATATATTTTTCTAAAAATTCTGTAATGAATTTGGGGGTAATATTTATAGTTTTTGGTTTTTCAGGTTTTATTTGTATATTAAGGAAGAAAATAAAATCGGATTATCAAAAAATATAAATATCAAATATCAAAAGTGTACTTTTATAAAGTTTCTTCCGGTTCAGATCTCGGCAGCATTCTGGTGAAGTCTGCTTTCAGGTCGCATCCCACAAGCAAAATTTTGTTGCCTATAGTCAAAAAATCCGTAGTCACATTTTGCATTGCAGTGGATATTCCAGTACTTCCTTTTCCATAGATTGCTATCTGTCTCACCTTTTTACCTTTCTCTCTATTTGCGCCCTTTCAAATTAGAAGGCCGGCAATCATTGTACTATATGATCATATATATTTTTTTATGAATTATAAAAGTATGTCACTCATAGTTACCTTTATTTGGAAGCTTTGGAAAAAATTCGTAAAGGGAAAGGATTAGTAAATAGTTCCTTAATTGCAAAGCTGAAATAAACCACAGGAAGAGCCTTTCATGAGTCACGAGACTTTTTATCATGTAATCGCAGTGGATACAGATCTTGCCAGTTCTACATCTATCCTGTATGTTACAAATAACAAGGTTTCTTTTGACAAAAAAGGTAATGAAATCAAAAAGGATATGCGGATTACAAGGTAAGATTATAAGCCTTCTGATTCCCCATATCCCGAAATGCAGAGCTTGTAAGCCCGGTTGACGAGTTCCAGCATTCTGGAATCTTCTCTCTCAATTTTTATTCCGCAGGCAAGAGAAAGATATTCAGCAAGGTCAAAAACTTTTATTTTTTCATCCTGTCCGGCTTCAATAAGATTCTGCATGCAGCCCCCACAGTTCGTGATAATTATATCACAGCCCAGTTTCTCGGCAGTCCTGTAGCGGTCAGAGGCTACATCCAGGGACTCAGATGGATAATTGACCCTTACTCCACCTCCAAAGCCACAACAAGCCGAATTTTCAGGGGTTTCATTGGCAAGTTCAGTGCCAGGAATTTGCTCAAGCACATCTCTTGCTTCTTGATATACTCCCATTGCCCTAGTCAGATGGCAGGGATCATGATAAAAGACTTTATGTTTGAGCACAGTTTCTGGGGTGAGTTTTCCTTCCCTTATAAGAAGCTCAAGGTACTGAGAAACATGCAGCACCTGAAAATCAAGTTTCCCAAAAATTCTAGGGTAGATATCTTTAAATGCCTTAAAGCAGCCAGGGCAGGCTGTAATTAGAGTTTTAGCTCCTCTTTTCCGGATTTCTTCAATGTTACGCTGTCCGTTCCTGTGAATAGGCCCAGGATCTCCGGCGCCCGCAGATACAGCTCCACAGCAGTATTCAACCCCGCTCAGGACAGTGTAATCGACTGCGGCTTTATCCAGCAGTGCAATCGCAGCCTGTGCCATAATTTTGTTAATATACGTGCCTGCACAGCCAGGAAAATAGACTACTGAACCTGAACTTTCTTTATACGCAGGAGTTTCGTCCAGCTCGGCAATCTTCTTAAAGAGGTTGTTCTCAGCTCCGGGGTCTAACATTGTCTGTCTGTCGGTAAGTCCATGTTCACTGACCCACTTTTTCCTGGCAGGAGAAATTAGCGTTTTTATTCCCAATCCCTCTGGGCAGGCATTTGTACAGAGCCCGCAGGTCAGGCAGCGCAGCAGACAGTCTGCATCAATTTCCGATTTCCCTTCCAGATATCCATACAGCCGGGTAAACAAACCCAGGTCATTGTAGCGAGGGCAAACCTTAAGGCATTGTCCACATTCTTTACACTCTGACCTGTGTTTTTCTACGATTTCCATTTTTTAACTCCATATCATTTTTAATTCATGTGACTTATTATCTCTTTTGAATGTACGTTTTTATCGGGTACTTTTAACAGATACTTTTTAACAGGTATTTTTAATAAAGATCATTAAAACTTCCTTTTTGACAGGAAATCCTTAAAAGTTCCTCCTTGATATGAATTCTTATAAGTTCTTTCTTGATAAGAAACCACTTAGAAGCCACTTAAAAATTCTGATAATCACTCACAAACCGCTTAGGTATCATAGAAATTACTCAAAAATCACTGCAAAGTTAGTAAGTAACTGAAAAAATCCTTTAAAATCACCAGAAAATCTTTAAAAATTCTCTTTTTGACAGAAATTCTTTTATTCTCCCTGTCTACATTCTGTCCGGATAACTGTTCCTGAACTTCAGGAAGCCCTTAATAGCAGATTCGAAGTGTGGACAGGTTTTTTCCAAAAAAGATAAGCTAATATTCAACCATACTATCATCTATATATAGCTATACACGCAGCCAGTAAAAGGAAGGGGTTAAATATCTTCGACGAACTCAAAAACAGCGCAAGAAAGCTGATAATTCCAATTGCCCGCCTGATTCCCTTATCTCCGAATACTCTCACGTTGCTGGGTTTTGCCGTAAGCATCGCTGCAGGGGCAGCATTTGCGCTGGGAAAACCTTTTGCAGGTGGTCTTCTTATTCTTTTTAGCGGGATCTTTGATATCCTTGATGGCGGAGTCGCGAGGGCAAAAGGCAGGATTACGCCCTTTGGAGGCGTGCTTGATTCGGTTTGCGACCGGTATTCCGATGGTCTAATGTTCCTCGGAATAATAGCAGGCGCGGTTAACGGCAGGCTTGTCCTTTCCCCAATTGTGCAAATCGAAGGCTGGCTCTGGGCAGGCTTTGCCCTTATAGGCTCCTTCCTGGTAAGCTACACTCGCGCCCGTGCGGAATCTGCAGGTTGCCGGAAATTGTCAGTCGGAATTGCCGAACGTACGGAAAGAATGGTTCTTCTGGCCCTGGGCGGAATTTCAGGTTTTCTAGGTTGGGCTCTGGTACTTGTAGCTGTGTTTTCCCACATCACCATTATCCAGCGAGTCCTTCGGGCAAAAAGCATATTGAGTAAGCCTTCAGAAGTTGATTTCCAAAAACCGTAATAGATCAGACTCTGCTAAGAAATTCAGATAAGGATGGCATCTATGAGTAACGGAGTACTATAAAAAATATGGCAAAAAGAGTTTCCCTACTCTTTTCTACCGATACTCATTTATACTACATATTTGATTACAATAGTTGACGATGGTAA contains these protein-coding regions:
- a CDS encoding DMT family transporter, producing MEGVFVDLKTLKKQESKRKISKGYMWAFFCAIFWGIWYLPGTVVWVLNPFDEMSSAIAKTSGDGISLVVTAVLITAFNALAVMLALMVWNGVLGKYGELVRTLKEFHPCSKWFFLASIFGGPMAILGSFIAMGFIGGSFAAVAGLLYPVVGSILAYYWYGEKISKRAAVGIAVIVLGGISIYGGGLFTELSSGNVPWIGYLGGLMAAAGWGIEGAIAGKGLDIAEPDAGLTLHFLGENIIWWIIIVPILALVGFPMYSFALQAFDPLTILILVFAGITFGFCYVTWYKSFPLIGVGRGQGIGNLYGLCAIIFLFLFFGDVPDWTIVIGGALCIAGSFVMFTEDASELETLRGE
- a CDS encoding methyltransferase cognate corrinoid protein; protein product: MANKEEIIAKAKEAITDFDDELAEEVANEALAAGVDPVELIEKGFTAGMEEVGEKFGQGELFLPHVLAAAEAMNSGIKVITPEMEKRKSQTKSLGTVAIGTIEGDIHSIGKDIVASMLNIAGFKVVDLGRDVPINTFVEKVKELKPQVVASSALMTTTMVNQIQIEEQLKEAGVRDQVKTMVGGAPVTQDWADKIGADIYGESANDAVAKVKASLNV
- the mtbC gene encoding dimethylamine corrinoid protein MtbC: MSKEELLQELADAIISCKKDTVLAVVEKSKGELEPSEIIEKGLAAGMNEVGVRFERGKLFLPHVMMAADAMTAGVAALKDLMPEGASGSKLGVIVNGTVEGDVHDIGKAIVSTMLQSAGFEVHDIGRDVPIRNFIEKAKEVNADMIGISALMTTTLQGQKGVIELLKEEGLRDKVKVMVGGAPATQAWADKIGADCYAENATEAVTKAKELLA
- a CDS encoding nitrogenase iron protein, whose product is MRQIAIYGKGSTGISTAMQNVTTDFLTIGNKILLVGCDLKADFTRMLPRSEPEETL
- a CDS encoding (Fe-S)-binding protein, encoding MEIVEKHRSECKECGQCLKVCPRYNDLGLFTRLYGYLEGKSEIDADCLLRCLTCGLCTNACPEGLGIKTLISPARKKWVSEHGLTDRQTMLDPGAENNLFKKIAELDETPAYKESSGSVVYFPGCAGTYINKIMAQAAIALLDKAAVDYTVLSGVEYCCGAVSAGAGDPGPIHRNGQRNIEEIRKRGAKTLITACPGCFKAFKDIYPRIFGKLDFQVLHVSQYLELLIREGKLTPETVLKHKVFYHDPCHLTRAMGVYQEARDVLEQIPGTELANETPENSACCGFGGGVRVNYPSESLDVASDRYRTAEKLGCDIIITNCGGCMQNLIEAGQDEKIKVFDLAEYLSLACGIKIEREDSRMLELVNRAYKLCISGYGESEGL
- a CDS encoding CDP-alcohol phosphatidyltransferase family protein, with amino-acid sequence MIPLSPNTLTLLGFAVSIAAGAAFALGKPFAGGLLILFSGIFDILDGGVARAKGRITPFGGVLDSVCDRYSDGLMFLGIIAGAVNGRLVLSPIVQIEGWLWAGFALIGSFLVSYTRARAESAGCRKLSVGIAERTERMVLLALGGISGFLGWALVLVAVFSHITIIQRVLRAKSILSKPSEVDFQKP